The following coding sequences lie in one Spinacia oleracea cultivar Varoflay chromosome 1, BTI_SOV_V1, whole genome shotgun sequence genomic window:
- the LOC110803215 gene encoding uncharacterized protein, whose product MARIGVAYLIRSQATQLISRNVSSGYNSFRSEAPRLYPNTELYCSSSILTTIQKRWASHSPKTQDESKISIGPRKGLEAGEDGKDIGVAYYGPISSTIRKVKLLSLSTCCLSVSLGPVITFMTSPEMNVILKGGVASTVMFLSATTTAALHWFVSPYIHKIRWQPGSDTFEAEMMSWLATPLTKTVKFADIRIAETNRPYVSFKANETFYYVDPDHCPNKALLAKLTPHKSANESAFKNL is encoded by the exons atggcgaGAATTGGAGTTGCCTATTTGATCCGTTCTCAAGCAACTCAGCTCATTTCCAGAAACGTTTCTTCAG GTTACAACAGCTTTAGGTCAGAAGCACCGAGATTATACCCAAACACCGAATTATATTGTAGCTCTTCTATTCTGACTACTATCCAGAAGAGGTGGGCTTCTCACAGCCCTAAAACACAAGATGAAAGCAAGATTAGCATTGGACCGCGTAAAGGGCTAGAAGCTGGTGAAGATGGCAAGGATATTGGGGTAGCCTATTATGGTCCGATCTCATCTACTATCAGGAAAGTCAAGCTCCTCTCTCTCTCCACCTGCTGTTTATCCGTATCTCTGGGTCCTGTGATAACCTTTATGACATCCCCTGAGATGAATGTGATATTGAAAGGTGGTGTTGCATCTACTGTTATGTTCCTAAGTGCTACTACCACTGCTGCCCTTCATTGGTTTGTGAGCCCTTACATTCATAAGATCAGGTGGCAACCCGGTTCTGATACCTTTGAGGCAGAAATGATGTCGTGGTTGGCTACCCCATTAACCAAGACTGTCAAATTCGCTGATATAAGGATTGCAGAGACCAACAGGCCATACGTGTCGTTCAAAGCTAATGAAACATTCTATTACGTGGATCCAGACCACTGTCCAAACAAAGCTTTGCTTGCTAAATTGACTCCCCACAAATCTGCTAATGAATCAGCCTTCAAGAACTTGTGA
- the LOC110803237 gene encoding elongation factor 1-alpha, translating into MGKEKIHISLVVIGHVDSGKSTTTGHLIYKLGGIDKRVIERFEKEAAEMNKRSFKYAWVLDKLKAERERGITIDIALWKFETNKYYCTVIDAPGHRDFIKNMITGTSQADCAILIIDSTTGGFEAGISKDGQTREHALLAFTLGVKQMICCCNKMDATTPKYSKGRYDEIVKEVSSYLKKVGYNPDKIAFVPISGFEGDNMIERSTNLDWYKGPTLLEALDLINEPKRPTDKPLRLPLQDVYKIGGIGTVPVGRIETGVLKPGMLVTFGPTGLTTEVKSVEMHHESLPEALPGDNVGFNVKNVAVKDIKRGYVASDSKNDPAKEAANFTAQVIIMNHPGQIGNGYAPVLDCHTSHIAVKFAELVTKIDRRSGKELEKEPKFLKNGDAGFVKMIPTKPMVVETFAAYPPLGRFAVRDMRQTVAVGVIKSVEKKDPTGAKVTKAALKKK; encoded by the exons ATGGGTAAGGAAAAGATTCACATCAGTTTGGTGGTCATTGGCCACGTCGACTCTGGAAAGTCTACCACCACTGGTCACTTGATCTACAAGCTTGGAGGTATTGACAAGCGTGTGATCGAGAGATTTGAGAAGGAAGCTGCTGAGATGAACAAGAGGTCCTTCAAGTATGCATGGGTTCTTGACAAACTAAAGGCTGAGCGTGAACGTGGTATTACCATTGATATTGCCTTGTGGAAGTTTGAGACCAACAAGTACTACTGCACTGTGATCGATGCCCCAGGACACAGAGACTTTATCAAGAACATGATTACTGGTACCTCCCAGGCTGATTGTGCTATCCTCATCATTGACTCCACCACTGGAGGTTTTGAGGCTGGTATCTCCAAGGATGGTCAGACCCGTGAGCATGCGCTTCTTGCCTTCACCCTTGGTGTCAAGCAAATGATTTGTTGTTGTAACAAG ATGGATGCCACCACTCCAAAGTACTCAAAGGGTAGGTACGACGAAATTGTTAAGGAAGTCTCCTCCTACCTCAAGAAGGTTGGTTACAACCCTGACAAAATCGCTTTTGTTCCCATTTCTGGGTTTGAGGGTGACAACATGATTGAGAGGTCAACCAACCTTGACTGGTACAAGGGACCAACTCTTCTTGAGGCTCTTGACTTGATCAACGAGCCAAAGAGACCCACAGACAAGCCCCTCCGTCTTCCTCTCCAGGATGTCTACAAGATTGGAGGTATTGGAACCGTGCCTGTCGGACGTATTGAGACTGGTGTGTTGAAGCCCGGTATGCTTGTTACCTTCGGTCCTACCGGATTAACCACTGAAGTTAAGTCAGTTGAGATGCACCACGAGTCTCTACCAGAGGCTCTCCCTGGTGACAATGTTGGGTTCAATGTTAAGAATGTTGCTGTGAAGGATATCAAGCGTGGATACGTGGCTTCTGATTCCAAGAATGACCCTGCTAAGGAGGCAGCTAACTTCACTGCTCAGGTCATCATCATGAACCACCCTGGACAGATTGGAAATGGTTATGCACCAGTGCTGGACTGTCACACCTCTCACATTGCTGTTAAGTTTGCTGAGCTGGTGACGAAGATTGACAGGCGTTCTGGTAAGGAACTCGAGAAGGAGCCCAAGTTCTTGAAGAACGGTGATGCTGGTTTCGTGAAGATGATTCCCACCAAGCCTATGGTGGTGGAGACTTTTGCAGCGTACCCACCCCTTGGTCGGTTTGCTGTGAGGGACATGAGGCAGACAGTTGCTGTTGGTGTCATCAAGAGTGTTGAGAAGAAGGACCCAACTGGTGCCAAGGTCACCAAGGCTGCTCTGAAGAAGAAATGA